The following is a genomic window from Syntrophaceae bacterium.
CATCACGGAGAAAACGTACTACAAACCCTTCATCATGGGAACTGCAGCTGCGTTGATATGCGGTCTTTACTGGTACCTCATCCCGTCCCACGGCGTTATGGGCGGGGCATACGCAGCCGCTGCGGGCTTTCTTTTTTTCAGCATCCTGACCTATTTCGTATCACAGCGTACTTACCCCGTGGAATATCCGTACGGCAAAGCCGCATTCGTCATCGGGTATGCGGGCGCACTGCATTATATGGCTCATGCGTATCTGCAGGCGACCACGTGGTTGACTATCAGCCTGAAAGCGGCAATGCTCGTATCGTACCCGGCCGCATTAATCGCAATGGGAGTGGTGCAACGTGAAGATGTTACGGAAATCGTAAGCAAAGCACAGTCTCTGTTCAGACAAGTGAGAAGGCGGATGGAACACGCCATATGAGGGGGGAACGGAGAACGTGTATTTCTTGAATGCGGTTCGGCGGAGGATTTTTGAACCGGTCTGGGCTGTTTGGTGCGGCAGTCCCTTTCTGCAGTACTGGCGCGAGTTAGAGCGGACACAGTATTTGCCTAAGGACGAAATCCAGCAACGTCAGTTGGACAGGCTGGCCGCCATCGTTCGCTATGTCTACGAGAACAATGCATATTACCGGATGCGCTTCAACGAAGCGCAGATCAATCCGGATAATATGCGGTATCCAGAAGACTTTCAGAGGATCCCCGTTCTCACAAAGAGGGACATTCGGCAACATCAGGAACTCCTCATCTCGAAAGGATATGAAAAAAAACGATTGATGGAGGCGAAGACCGGGGGCTCAACGGGAAAATACCTCCACGTCTATTTTACGGAACAATGCAGTGAGTGGAGAAATGCCTGTGCCAGGCGCCATGACCGGTGGTCTGGCTGGGAAGTCGGCGAACCGAAAGCGTACGTCTGGGGAAACCCGAAATACCAGACCGGCATGAAAAATCGCTTGCGGTCCTTTCTGCTTTCTCCCGTTCTGTATCTGGATACGATGGCCGTCACGAAAGACAGCGTGTGCAAGTTTGCCCAGGATTGGAAAACAGCGAAGCCTACGCTTCTCTTCGGGCATGCGCACTCGCTTTATATCCTTGCAAAGGCAGTGATCGAACACGGCATCGATGAGATCAGGCCAAAGGCAATCATCTCATCGTCCATGGCGCTTCTGCCCCATGAAAGGATCCTGATCGAGAGTACATTCGGGCTCAAGGTATTTGACCGATACGGATGCGAGGAGGTCGGTCTGATTGCGAGCGAATGCGAAATGCATAGGGGAATGCACATTAACACAGACAATCTGTACGTCGAATACCTCAACGAAGATGGAAATCCTACAGCATCCGGGCAGTATGGAAAAATTGTTGTCACCGACTTGACGAACTGGGCGATGCCTTTCATACGTTACCGGATCGAAGACATGGCTGTACCATGTGACGGGGAATGTCCCTGCGGCCGGACGTTGCCACTCATGAAGGAAGTGTCCGGTCGAATAGCCGATTTTCTGGTCCGGAAAGACGGAGCTCGGGTTGCAGGAATCTCGCTGATAGAGAACACGCTCACAAAATATCACGGAATCGAGCAGATGCAGATTATACAGGACGACTTGGATCGCATGACCTTGAATATCGTGCGGGATAGCCGCTTCGGGGAGGACAGTATCA
Proteins encoded in this region:
- a CDS encoding phenylacetate--CoA ligase family protein; its protein translation is MYFLNAVRRRIFEPVWAVWCGSPFLQYWRELERTQYLPKDEIQQRQLDRLAAIVRYVYENNAYYRMRFNEAQINPDNMRYPEDFQRIPVLTKRDIRQHQELLISKGYEKKRLMEAKTGGSTGKYLHVYFTEQCSEWRNACARRHDRWSGWEVGEPKAYVWGNPKYQTGMKNRLRSFLLSPVLYLDTMAVTKDSVCKFAQDWKTAKPTLLFGHAHSLYILAKAVIEHGIDEIRPKAIISSSMALLPHERILIESTFGLKVFDRYGCEEVGLIASECEMHRGMHINTDNLYVEYLNEDGNPTASGQYGKIVVTDLTNWAMPFIRYRIEDMAVPCDGECPCGRTLPLMKEVSGRIADFLVRKDGARVAGISLIENTLTKYHGIEQMQIIQDDLDRMTLNIVRDSRFGEDSIRSLERSMRDVFGSDLDIHFNFVNEILPEPNGKYRFSICRIPYN